The following nucleotide sequence is from Pedobacter sp. PACM 27299.
TAGCTGTAATGCAGGCCCAAAGTCCAGTAAGGATCAAAATTCACCTTCACATTTGCACCTGCCGAAAGGCCGCTTATTTTCAGCGGCTTTGACTGGTTCAGATCGCCCATATATCCTGCCCCTCCAGCGATCAATCCAAATTCCAGGTTCTGGGCAAAGGCAGGAGATCCGATGAAAATCAAGGCAAAAAAACAGAAAATCTGAGTTCTGTACGGCATTTTAATAATTTCGGGTATCGATTCCCCAAAGTAGTTTATTTCTCAATGTCTTCAAATAACTTTCCTCATTTAATCTGATCAGATTGACATGAAAAGCTGCTTTATTCAGGGTCAGTTTCACCGACCTGTCTACGGTAGCAGTTCTGGAATCACAGGAAACCAAGAACTTCGCACTTCTAGCCTCTACTTCGAAAGTAAGCTTTACATCATCAGGGATGATCACTGGCCTTACATTCAGGTTATGAGGAGCAATTGGCGTAATGACAAAATTTTGTGAACTTGGGTAAATGATCGGTCCGCCGCAACTCAAAGAATAGGCAGTTGAACCTGTAGGTGTGGCAATGATCAAGCCATCTGCCCAGTAAGAATTGACAAATTCGTCATTCATGTAGGCATGAATGATCATCATCGCCGACTTATCTCTTCTATGGATTGTGATGTCATTTAAGGCGAAATTCTCTTCTCCAAAAAGGTCTAATTTAGAATCCAGATTGATCAGCGTTCTTTTATCCAGCGCATATGCTTTCTGGCGTAAAGCTTCCATTGCAACGCGGATTTCATCTTTGTTGATACTGGCTAAAAAACCTAACCTGCCGAAGTTAATCCCGATTACTGGAATTCCAGAATCACGGATTAAAGATAGCGTATCCAGCAAAGTTCCGTCGCCTCCAAGGCTGATCAGCACATCAGTCTGATTCAC
It contains:
- a CDS encoding NAD kinase, giving the protein MRTAIYGREFNNSVLPYVQEVFNVLGEFKKPILVYKEYLDFIRDKIKLPDGIVAFSHHSELVNQTDVLISLGGDGTLLDTLSLIRDSGIPVIGINFGRLGFLASINKDEIRVAMEALRQKAYALDKRTLINLDSKLDLFGEENFALNDITIHRRDKSAMMIIHAYMNDEFVNSYWADGLIIATPTGSTAYSLSCGGPIIYPSSQNFVITPIAPHNLNVRPVIIPDDVKLTFEVEARSAKFLVSCDSRTATVDRSVKLTLNKAAFHVNLIRLNEESYLKTLRNKLLWGIDTRNY